From a single Planctellipticum variicoloris genomic region:
- a CDS encoding ABC transporter permease: MTALHRKLLRDLWQLRGPAVAISLVVACGVATFVMSLSTLSTLESTRAAYYERYRFSDVFVRVKRAPESLAQRLAEIPGVRHAQTRIVQFVTLDVPDLPEPATGRLVSLPDHGQPVLNGLYLQSGRWPQPRVEGEALVSDGFAKAHQLHPGDKVRAILNGRRQDLKIVGVALSPEFIYQIREGDILPDDRRFGIFWMCRSTLENVFDMEGAFNDAVLSLRPGSVEAEVLRRVDLLTDPYGGVGAYGREDQVSHRFISNEMNELRGMARVVPTIFLLVAGFLLQVVVSRVVGTQREQIAMLKAFGYRRSEIGLHYLQLVLFVTLVGTAVGIGVGIWLGRGVASMYTRFFHFPVFYFVLDGRVVVGAILVSLGAACLATLGAVIRAVRLPPAEAMRPEPPPMYRAGWFERSGLARRLSTVTRMVQRQLTRRPLRAALTCLGLSLAVAILILGSFMADALDHVIETEFQIAQRQDLTLVLTEPTNGRVTAEIAHLPGVRRVEPFRSVPIRLRSGSQSRRVGLMGLTRDAELFRIVDVQRRAIPLPLDGLILSISLGRKLGLGAGDYVQVEVLEGRRPHVLMRVATLVSDFQGESAYAPLDVVQRLMQEGDAVSGAFVSADPARTSALYQKLKETPRLVGATLKDAALRSLRETIAANLLTMRAFNVAFACIIAFGVVYNSARIALAERSRDLATLRVLGFTRREVSSVLLIELGLQIAVAIPLGLLLGYGLAAFVINSSYDTQLFRIPLIINESTYGFAATVTLIAAFVSSLVVVRRVDQLDMVSVLKSRE, encoded by the coding sequence ATGACCGCCCTGCATCGCAAACTCCTCCGCGACCTCTGGCAGCTCCGCGGCCCCGCCGTCGCGATTTCGCTCGTCGTCGCCTGCGGCGTGGCGACGTTCGTGATGTCCCTCAGCACGCTGTCGACACTGGAATCCACTCGCGCGGCCTATTACGAACGCTATCGCTTCTCCGACGTCTTCGTGCGGGTCAAACGAGCGCCGGAGTCGCTGGCGCAGCGGCTCGCCGAGATCCCCGGCGTACGCCATGCCCAGACCCGCATCGTGCAGTTCGTCACACTCGACGTTCCCGATCTGCCCGAACCCGCCACCGGGCGACTGGTCTCGCTGCCGGACCACGGCCAGCCGGTGCTCAACGGGCTCTATCTGCAGAGCGGTCGCTGGCCGCAGCCGCGCGTCGAGGGGGAGGCCCTGGTCAGCGACGGCTTCGCGAAGGCGCACCAGCTCCACCCCGGCGACAAGGTGCGGGCGATCCTCAACGGCCGACGACAGGACCTCAAGATCGTCGGCGTGGCCCTCTCGCCCGAATTCATCTACCAGATCCGCGAAGGCGACATTCTCCCCGACGACCGCCGGTTCGGCATCTTCTGGATGTGCCGTTCGACCCTCGAAAACGTCTTCGATATGGAAGGCGCTTTCAATGACGCCGTCCTGTCGCTGCGTCCCGGCTCCGTCGAAGCGGAAGTCCTCCGGCGCGTCGATCTGCTGACCGATCCCTACGGCGGCGTCGGCGCCTACGGTCGCGAGGACCAGGTCTCGCACCGGTTTATCTCCAACGAGATGAATGAACTGCGCGGCATGGCCCGGGTCGTGCCGACGATCTTTCTGCTGGTCGCCGGTTTCCTGCTGCAGGTCGTCGTCTCACGCGTTGTCGGCACGCAGCGCGAGCAGATCGCCATGCTCAAGGCGTTCGGATACCGTCGCTCGGAAATCGGCCTGCATTACCTGCAGCTCGTGCTGTTCGTCACGCTTGTCGGAACCGCCGTGGGGATCGGTGTCGGCATCTGGCTGGGGCGCGGCGTCGCCAGCATGTATACGCGATTCTTTCACTTTCCGGTCTTCTACTTCGTGCTCGACGGACGGGTCGTCGTCGGCGCCATTCTCGTCAGCCTGGGAGCCGCCTGCCTGGCGACGCTGGGGGCCGTGATCCGTGCAGTCCGCCTGCCTCCCGCCGAAGCGATGCGTCCCGAGCCGCCCCCGATGTATCGCGCCGGCTGGTTCGAACGGTCCGGCCTGGCGCGCCGCCTGTCGACCGTGACGCGCATGGTTCAGCGACAGCTCACGCGACGACCGCTCCGTGCGGCGTTGACCTGCCTGGGTCTGTCGCTCGCCGTCGCAATTCTGATTTTGGGCAGCTTCATGGCGGACGCCCTCGATCACGTGATCGAAACCGAATTTCAGATCGCCCAGCGGCAGGACCTGACGTTGGTCCTGACCGAACCGACCAATGGCCGCGTGACCGCCGAGATCGCCCACCTTCCCGGTGTCCGCCGGGTCGAGCCCTTTCGATCGGTGCCGATCCGTCTCCGGTCCGGCAGCCAGTCTCGGCGGGTCGGCCTGATGGGCCTCACGCGCGACGCGGAGTTGTTCCGCATCGTCGATGTGCAGCGGCGCGCCATCCCGCTTCCGCTGGACGGGCTGATCCTGTCGATCAGCCTCGGCCGCAAGCTGGGACTTGGGGCCGGAGACTACGTCCAGGTCGAAGTGCTCGAGGGCCGCCGTCCGCATGTCCTCATGCGGGTGGCCACGCTGGTCTCCGACTTTCAGGGAGAATCGGCGTACGCTCCGCTCGACGTCGTGCAGCGACTGATGCAGGAGGGAGATGCCGTCAGCGGGGCCTTCGTCTCCGCCGACCCGGCGCGGACATCCGCTTTGTATCAGAAACTCAAAGAGACGCCGCGGCTGGTGGGTGCCACGCTCAAGGACGCGGCCCTCCGGTCGCTACGGGAGACGATTGCCGCAAACCTGCTGACCATGCGGGCCTTCAACGTGGCCTTCGCGTGCATTATTGCATTCGGGGTTGTCTACAACAGCGCCCGGATCGCGCTGGCGGAGCGGAGCCGCGATCTGGCGACTTTGCGGGTTCTGGGGTTCACCCGCCGGGAAGTCAGCTCCGTGCTGCTGATCGAGCTGGGACTTCAGATCGCGGTTGCGATCCCGCTGGGACTGCTGCTGGGTTACGGGCTGGCGGCCTTCGTCATCAATTCGTCGTACGACACGCAGCTCTTCCGGATTCCGCTGATCATCAACGAGTCGACTTACGGCTTTGCGGCGACGGTGACCTTGATTGCCGCCTTCGTTTCCAGTCTGGTAGTGGTCCGCCGTGTCGACCAGCTCGACATGGTGTCGGTCCTCAAGAGTCGGGAGTAA
- a CDS encoding neutral/alkaline non-lysosomal ceramidase N-terminal domain-containing protein produces MPFARKSLLLLTLCCLALLGFSKAHAGPLKAGAATSNITPELGGGIIGGFLPIPSKHVHDELHARCLVFDDGTTQVAIVVCDLLGLHRGVSDEARKLIAERLGIPRDNVMISGTHTHSAISALGSNRFQHEQPLDDYQQFVARRIADGVQRARNNLQPAEIAFGTVGISEHVFNRRWYMKTGTIPPNPFGGTDIVKMNPPGGSPNLIEPAGPTDPSVSFVAVREPNGRPLSVFAAYSLHYVGDVGPGHISADYFAVFCKELARALEPVPQDPPFVALLANGTSGDINNINFREPRPRTPPYTRINAVGQDVAAKVAAAMTGLTWKGDVTLGARYREPEIGMRRPTEAELAAAKKLIAEDKSTPGKANLPVIYAERTLKMAENPATSPIPIQILKLGDVCVGSMPCEIFCEIGLEFKDRCPIKPAFMISLNHGYYGYLPPPRQHKLGGYETWMGTNRLEVTASEKLLDQLVEMAAELKQP; encoded by the coding sequence ATGCCTTTTGCCCGAAAGTCGTTACTGCTCCTGACTCTCTGCTGCCTGGCGCTGCTTGGATTTTCCAAAGCCCACGCCGGCCCCCTCAAAGCCGGGGCGGCGACCAGCAATATCACTCCCGAGCTGGGAGGCGGGATCATCGGCGGTTTTCTGCCGATCCCTTCGAAGCACGTCCATGACGAGCTCCACGCCCGCTGTCTGGTATTCGACGATGGGACGACTCAGGTCGCGATTGTCGTCTGCGACCTGCTCGGCCTGCATCGCGGCGTCAGCGACGAGGCCCGCAAGCTCATCGCCGAACGCCTCGGCATCCCCCGCGACAACGTCATGATTTCCGGCACGCATACCCACTCCGCAATCAGCGCTCTCGGCAGCAATCGCTTTCAGCACGAACAGCCGCTCGACGACTACCAGCAGTTTGTCGCCCGTCGCATCGCCGACGGCGTCCAGCGGGCCCGGAACAATCTGCAGCCGGCCGAGATCGCCTTTGGAACCGTCGGCATCTCCGAGCACGTCTTCAACCGTCGCTGGTACATGAAGACGGGGACCATCCCTCCCAATCCGTTCGGTGGGACCGACATCGTCAAAATGAACCCGCCTGGCGGCAGCCCCAACCTCATCGAACCCGCCGGACCCACCGATCCATCGGTCTCCTTCGTCGCCGTCCGCGAACCGAACGGCCGGCCGCTGTCGGTCTTCGCCGCGTATTCGCTCCACTACGTCGGCGACGTCGGACCAGGGCACATCTCCGCCGACTACTTCGCGGTCTTCTGCAAGGAGCTGGCACGGGCGTTGGAACCGGTCCCGCAGGATCCGCCGTTTGTCGCCCTGCTGGCGAACGGGACCAGCGGCGACATCAACAACATCAACTTCCGCGAACCCCGCCCGCGCACGCCTCCCTACACCCGCATCAACGCCGTGGGACAGGACGTCGCCGCCAAAGTCGCAGCCGCCATGACCGGTCTCACCTGGAAGGGGGACGTCACGCTCGGCGCCCGCTATCGGGAACCGGAGATCGGCATGCGGCGTCCGACCGAAGCCGAACTCGCGGCCGCAAAGAAGCTGATCGCCGAAGACAAGTCCACTCCCGGCAAAGCCAATCTACCGGTGATTTACGCCGAGCGGACGCTCAAGATGGCCGAGAATCCCGCGACGTCGCCGATTCCGATTCAGATCCTGAAGCTGGGCGACGTCTGCGTGGGGAGCATGCCCTGCGAAATCTTCTGCGAGATCGGCCTGGAATTCAAAGACCGCTGCCCCATCAAGCCGGCGTTCATGATCTCGCTCAATCACGGCTACTACGGCTACCTGCCCCCCCCCCGCCAGCACAAGCTCGGAGGCTACGAAACCTGGATGGGCACCAATCGCCTGGAAGTTACCGCCTCCGAAAAACTGCTGGACCAGCTCGTAGAAATGGCCGCCGAGCTGAAGCAACCGTAG
- a CDS encoding ABC transporter ATP-binding protein, which translates to MSGTSATDMVVQNHSPYDLPPVFRARGLTKVYRVGEVEVVALRGVDLDLYPGEFVVFLGPSGSGKSTLLNILGGLDVPTSGEVRFRDHNLVAADEAGLTQYRRDHVGFVFQFYNLMPSLTARENVDLVTDLAATPLESAEALSLVGLSARLDHFPAQLSGGEQQRVAIARAIAKRPDVLLCDEPTGALDVKTGAAVLEAIDRVNRELGTTTAVITHNAVIADMADRVISMMDGRIVSEQRNTSRKRAGELVW; encoded by the coding sequence ATGTCAGGCACTTCCGCGACTGACATGGTCGTCCAGAATCATTCTCCTTACGATCTGCCGCCGGTCTTTCGCGCGCGAGGCCTCACCAAGGTCTACCGCGTCGGCGAGGTCGAAGTCGTCGCACTCCGAGGCGTCGATCTCGACCTCTATCCCGGCGAGTTCGTCGTTTTTCTGGGACCGTCGGGCAGCGGCAAATCGACGCTGCTCAACATCCTCGGCGGGCTCGACGTTCCCACGTCGGGAGAAGTCCGATTCCGCGATCACAACCTGGTGGCCGCCGATGAAGCGGGGTTGACGCAGTACCGCCGCGATCACGTCGGCTTCGTCTTTCAGTTCTACAACCTGATGCCCAGCCTGACCGCCCGCGAGAACGTCGACCTGGTGACCGATCTCGCCGCCACGCCGCTGGAGTCCGCCGAAGCCCTGTCGCTCGTCGGGCTCTCGGCCCGGCTCGATCACTTTCCCGCCCAGCTCTCGGGGGGAGAACAGCAGCGCGTCGCCATCGCGCGGGCCATCGCCAAGCGTCCCGACGTTCTCCTCTGCGACGAGCCGACCGGGGCGCTCGACGTCAAAACCGGGGCCGCCGTGCTGGAGGCGATCGATCGGGTCAATCGTGAGCTGGGAACCACGACGGCAGTGATTACTCACAATGCCGTGATCGCCGACATGGCCGATCGCGTGATTTCCATGATGGATGGCCGGATCGTCTCCGAGCAGCGCAACACGTCGCGGAAACGGGCCGGCGAGCTCGTGTGGTGA
- a CDS encoding HpcH/HpaI aldolase family protein has product MRSSKIKAKLRKGEPVLVTTLHFTDPSAYELAGLMGFDGLWMDLEHHMTSLETAARLMRAARVGSIDIMARPAKGEFMRLGRMLESGANGIMYPRCDNAAEAREVVRWSKFAPLGERGFDGGNADMPYCTMSFTDYIKTANEQTFIVIQIEDPKALEHADEIAAVEGVDVLFLGPADFTVLSGIPGQFNHPLVDGAIRKVAAAAKKAGKAWGMPSGSVERTKELMALGASFIAHGADIIMVKQGLEAIQASFAPLGFTFENRL; this is encoded by the coding sequence ATGCGCTCCAGCAAGATCAAGGCCAAGCTCCGGAAGGGCGAGCCGGTCCTCGTCACTACGCTGCATTTCACCGATCCCTCCGCCTACGAGCTCGCGGGCCTGATGGGCTTCGACGGATTGTGGATGGATCTCGAACACCATATGACGAGCCTTGAGACTGCGGCCCGGCTGATGCGGGCGGCCCGCGTCGGTTCGATTGACATCATGGCCCGCCCCGCCAAGGGGGAGTTCATGCGGCTGGGGCGGATGCTGGAATCGGGCGCCAACGGCATCATGTATCCCCGCTGCGACAACGCCGCCGAGGCCCGCGAAGTCGTCCGCTGGTCGAAGTTCGCTCCGCTCGGCGAGCGCGGCTTCGACGGCGGCAACGCAGATATGCCCTACTGCACGATGTCGTTCACGGACTACATCAAGACCGCCAACGAGCAGACGTTCATCGTCATTCAGATTGAAGATCCGAAGGCGCTGGAGCACGCCGACGAGATCGCCGCCGTAGAAGGGGTCGACGTCCTGTTCCTGGGGCCGGCCGATTTTACCGTGCTCAGCGGAATTCCGGGGCAGTTCAATCATCCGCTCGTCGATGGCGCGATTCGCAAAGTCGCGGCCGCGGCGAAGAAGGCGGGCAAAGCCTGGGGGATGCCGAGCGGGTCGGTCGAGCGAACGAAGGAACTGATGGCGCTCGGCGCGAGCTTCATCGCCCACGGGGCCGACATCATCATGGTCAAGCAGGGACTCGAAGCGATCCAGGCATCGTTCGCGCCGCTGGGCTTCACCTTCGAGAACCGACTCTGA
- a CDS encoding Gfo/Idh/MocA family protein: protein MSAQHKLLVIGVGSIGERHLRCFLSTGRVEAAFVEVNPALRETIRDRYPVAGAFDSLEAGLGWRPTLAVVATPAPLHMGQSTTLLNAGVHTLIEKPLSTTTDGVAELLAAADRPGLVSGVAYVYRCHPLLTAMREALQSGRFGKPVELVAVSGQHFPLYRPAYRTIYYSSHAHGGGAIQDALTHVLNAGEWLVGPIDRLVADAAHQVLEGVDVEDTVHVLARHGNVMGSYSLNQHQAPNESTFTVVCERGTVRCEFHLHRWRWMTEASGEWTDETIAPLERDTVFIAQAEMFLDAIDGRRPVLCPLSEGLQTLRVNLAALTSLREQRWQTIEP from the coding sequence ATGAGCGCGCAACACAAGCTGCTGGTCATCGGCGTCGGCTCGATCGGCGAACGGCACCTGCGGTGCTTTCTGTCGACGGGCCGCGTCGAAGCCGCCTTCGTCGAAGTGAACCCCGCCCTCCGCGAGACCATCCGCGACCGCTACCCCGTCGCGGGGGCCTTCGACAGCCTGGAGGCCGGACTGGGCTGGCGGCCGACGCTCGCCGTCGTGGCGACCCCAGCCCCGCTGCACATGGGACAGTCCACCACGCTGCTCAACGCCGGCGTGCATACGCTGATCGAGAAACCCCTCAGCACGACCACCGACGGCGTTGCCGAACTGCTGGCGGCGGCGGATCGGCCGGGACTCGTTTCCGGTGTCGCCTACGTCTATCGCTGCCACCCGCTCCTGACCGCAATGCGCGAAGCCCTGCAGAGCGGCCGGTTCGGAAAGCCGGTCGAACTGGTCGCCGTCTCGGGACAGCACTTCCCGCTCTATCGGCCTGCCTATCGCACAATTTACTACAGCAGCCACGCGCATGGAGGCGGGGCGATTCAGGACGCTCTGACGCATGTGCTCAATGCCGGCGAGTGGCTCGTCGGGCCGATTGACCGGCTGGTCGCCGACGCGGCCCACCAGGTCCTCGAAGGGGTCGACGTCGAAGACACCGTCCACGTCCTGGCCCGTCACGGTAACGTGATGGGCAGCTACAGTCTCAACCAGCACCAGGCCCCGAACGAGTCGACGTTCACCGTCGTCTGCGAACGGGGAACGGTCCGCTGCGAGTTCCATCTGCATCGCTGGCGCTGGATGACTGAAGCCTCGGGCGAATGGACCGATGAAACCATCGCTCCGCTCGAACGCGACACGGTCTTCATCGCGCAGGCAGAAATGTTCCTGGACGCGATCGATGGTCGGCGGCCGGTGCTCTGTCCTCTGAGCGAAGGTCTGCAGACGTTGCGCGTCAACCTGGCCGCTCTGACCAGCCTCCGGGAGCAACGCTGGCAAACGATCGAGCCTTGA
- a CDS encoding SDR family NAD(P)-dependent oxidoreductase, translating to MKLLNKTALVSGSGRGIGRGCALELARAGADVALNDREVTPALESLAAEIRGLGRRAVLVAGDAFDHASCADIVQRAIAGLGRIDILLSNPAYSRRGDFLDYPIETFQKVLQGTLVGGFSMSQAVARHMVERGGRGKIVFISSVHSRRPYARSIAYNAGKAGLNHMAFTIATELMPHRINVNVIEPGWIDTPGEHEAFGAAAIAEAGSQLPWGRMGQPEDIGKAAVFLASDDADYITGTTLVVDGGYTLRDAKE from the coding sequence ATGAAACTTCTCAACAAAACCGCCCTCGTCTCCGGCTCAGGCCGAGGCATTGGCCGTGGCTGCGCTCTCGAACTCGCCCGCGCCGGGGCCGACGTCGCCCTCAACGACCGCGAAGTCACCCCCGCCCTCGAATCCCTTGCCGCCGAGATCCGCGGCCTCGGTCGCCGGGCAGTGCTCGTCGCAGGCGATGCCTTCGACCATGCCTCCTGCGCCGATATCGTCCAGCGGGCCATCGCCGGTCTCGGACGGATCGACATCCTGCTTAGCAACCCGGCCTACTCCCGCCGCGGCGACTTTCTCGACTATCCCATCGAGACGTTCCAGAAAGTCCTGCAGGGGACGCTGGTCGGCGGCTTCTCGATGAGCCAGGCGGTCGCCCGCCACATGGTCGAACGGGGCGGCCGAGGCAAGATTGTCTTCATTTCCAGCGTCCACTCCCGCCGACCGTACGCCCGCAGCATCGCCTACAACGCCGGCAAGGCGGGCCTCAATCACATGGCCTTCACCATCGCCACCGAACTGATGCCACACCGGATCAACGTCAACGTGATCGAACCGGGCTGGATCGACACCCCCGGCGAACACGAAGCCTTCGGCGCCGCCGCCATCGCCGAAGCCGGCTCGCAACTCCCCTGGGGCCGGATGGGCCAGCCGGAAGATATCGGAAAGGCCGCCGTTTTCCTGGCCTCAGACGACGCGGACTACATCACGGGGACGACGCTGGTCGTCGACGGCGGGTACACATTGCGGGATGCGAAGGAGTGA
- a CDS encoding DUF6677 family protein: MSSESSPSHPRLWEQRNPIVAGVLAWLIPGAGHLYQGRTFKAVLYFVCIMGLFVGGERMGEWYVVYHATPKGQRFPLSAGFAAQLAVGLPSLPALVQSRRAKHDNRSTYQLTAPLDAPFTGLLEAYGPGSGEARGVLKGQISLKSADSGGIADTRGTLTGTLDGKPVELTLGGEFQLGPPIGAGFGRPLEVAVVRDGTQHPMQTQVVKGTIPRSFWNAYAAPPEPRALDEVTRRLGRVFELAQVFTWVAGLLNLLAIWDCVQGPAYGFGDEAPPAPAEPAADPKAAVAAAAPAAATPELVSSTVATPGAPASRSG; this comes from the coding sequence ATGTCGTCCGAATCATCGCCGTCCCATCCGCGACTCTGGGAGCAGCGCAATCCGATCGTGGCGGGCGTGCTGGCCTGGCTGATTCCGGGGGCCGGTCACCTGTATCAGGGACGAACCTTCAAGGCGGTCCTGTACTTCGTCTGCATCATGGGATTGTTTGTTGGCGGGGAACGGATGGGCGAGTGGTATGTTGTGTATCACGCGACTCCGAAGGGGCAGCGCTTTCCCCTCTCGGCCGGGTTTGCGGCGCAGCTTGCGGTCGGACTTCCATCGCTGCCGGCGCTGGTGCAGTCGCGGCGGGCGAAACACGACAATCGTTCGACCTATCAGTTGACCGCTCCGCTCGACGCACCGTTCACCGGACTGCTGGAAGCTTACGGCCCCGGCAGCGGAGAAGCTCGCGGCGTTCTGAAAGGACAGATTTCCCTGAAGTCCGCCGATAGCGGCGGCATCGCCGACACCCGCGGCACACTGACCGGGACGCTCGACGGCAAACCGGTGGAATTAACGCTCGGCGGGGAATTCCAGCTCGGTCCGCCAATTGGCGCCGGGTTCGGGCGTCCGCTGGAGGTCGCGGTGGTCCGTGATGGCACCCAGCATCCGATGCAGACGCAGGTGGTCAAGGGAACGATTCCCCGTTCGTTCTGGAACGCGTACGCGGCTCCCCCCGAGCCGAGGGCGCTTGATGAAGTCACCCGGCGGCTGGGGCGGGTGTTTGAGCTGGCGCAGGTTTTTACCTGGGTCGCCGGCTTGCTGAATCTGCTGGCGATCTGGGACTGCGTGCAGGGGCCGGCTTACGGATTTGGGGATGAAGCGCCGCCGGCTCCAGCCGAACCGGCTGCGGATCCAAAAGCGGCCGTCGCCGCGGCCGCCCCGGCGGCTGCCACTCCGGAGCTGGTCTCGTCGACCGTCGCCACTCCCGGCGCCCCGGCGTCCCGTTCTGGCTGA
- a CDS encoding acyl-CoA dehydrogenase family protein: MPRLTPDFHAWLRSASERLDPGNAWPDEQVERLRSAGVLQWTVPRRFGGQELPEPELLRGYLDLSRSCLTTAFLLTQHNAAVQRLVSGSENDWAAALLTAVARDGAWCTVGISHFSTSRQHLQRPVVAADQSPDGTWRLNGCVPWVTGAAHADWLVTGGALPDGRQVLLGVERGSPGVTIETPLPLMALNATQTGRVHLGQVRVPADRVVAGPADQVMKVGTKGGTGSLGTSVLALGTALGILDRLNEEVQSRETLREVVSLLHSEADGLQTGLLTATALEQGSAGSAEELRFRANSLVSRTSQAYLAACKGAGYVQGHPAERAIREAMFFQVWSCPQAVVNSTLNDLTCRD; encoded by the coding sequence ATGCCTCGCCTCACCCCCGACTTCCACGCCTGGCTCCGCTCGGCGTCCGAACGGCTCGACCCCGGAAACGCCTGGCCTGATGAACAAGTCGAAAGGCTTCGATCTGCAGGCGTCCTGCAATGGACCGTTCCCCGCCGCTTCGGCGGCCAGGAGCTGCCCGAACCCGAGCTGCTGCGCGGCTACCTCGACCTCTCCCGCAGTTGCCTGACCACGGCGTTCCTGCTCACGCAGCACAACGCCGCCGTCCAGCGCCTGGTCAGCGGATCAGAGAACGACTGGGCCGCAGCACTGCTGACCGCGGTCGCTCGGGACGGCGCCTGGTGCACCGTCGGCATCTCCCACTTCAGCACCTCCCGCCAGCACCTGCAGCGCCCCGTCGTGGCCGCTGACCAGTCCCCGGATGGAACCTGGCGCCTGAACGGTTGCGTTCCCTGGGTCACCGGCGCCGCTCACGCCGACTGGCTGGTCACCGGCGGCGCGTTGCCCGACGGTCGGCAGGTCCTGCTCGGCGTCGAACGCGGTTCGCCCGGCGTCACAATCGAAACGCCGCTGCCGCTGATGGCGCTCAACGCCACCCAAACCGGCCGCGTCCACCTCGGTCAGGTCCGCGTCCCCGCCGACCGGGTGGTGGCGGGCCCAGCCGACCAGGTCATGAAGGTCGGAACGAAAGGAGGAACCGGTTCGCTGGGCACGTCCGTGCTCGCCCTCGGAACCGCCCTCGGCATCCTGGACCGTCTGAACGAAGAAGTGCAGAGCCGTGAAACGCTGCGCGAAGTCGTTTCACTCCTCCACAGCGAAGCCGACGGACTTCAGACGGGACTGCTGACGGCGACCGCTCTGGAACAAGGTTCCGCCGGGTCGGCCGAAGAACTCCGCTTCCGGGCCAACTCGCTGGTCAGTCGAACCAGTCAGGCCTACCTCGCGGCCTGCAAAGGTGCCGGCTACGTGCAAGGGCATCCAGCCGAGCGCGCCATTCGCGAGGCGATGTTCTTCCAGGTCTGGTCCTGCCCCCAGGCGGTCGTCAACTCCACCCTCAACGATCTCACCTGCCGCGACTGA
- a CDS encoding SDR family oxidoreductase — translation MPPAEPTVSELFDLSGQVVLITGAGGHLGSAMARALAEAGASVIATSRDVDKAAAIAARLPSPTGAVHCGAALDHLDTDALPERFGQIIEQAGKVDILVNNGHAADGHDWTSVTAEDFNRQLSNATGYFLLSRLFRDHVVVRQAPGSIVMLGSMYGVVASYPDAYEGVCPASPVAYHALKGGIIQMTRHLAAYWAADGVRVNCLSPGPFPSEKAPAGMVARLEQKLPMKRMGQAHELKGAIVFLASRASSFMTGQNLIIDGGWTAW, via the coding sequence ATGCCTCCTGCTGAACCGACTGTCTCCGAGCTGTTCGATCTCTCCGGCCAGGTGGTCCTGATCACCGGGGCAGGGGGGCACCTCGGCAGCGCGATGGCCCGAGCCCTGGCCGAAGCAGGCGCGTCAGTCATCGCCACCAGTCGCGACGTGGATAAGGCCGCAGCGATCGCCGCCAGACTTCCGAGTCCGACAGGCGCCGTGCATTGTGGTGCCGCCCTCGACCATCTCGACACAGACGCCCTGCCGGAACGGTTCGGTCAGATCATCGAGCAGGCTGGAAAGGTCGATATCCTCGTCAACAACGGACACGCCGCCGACGGGCACGACTGGACCAGCGTGACCGCGGAAGACTTCAACCGGCAGCTCTCCAACGCCACCGGATATTTTCTGCTGTCGCGGCTGTTCCGCGACCACGTCGTCGTGCGGCAAGCACCCGGCAGTATCGTCATGCTCGGCTCCATGTACGGCGTCGTCGCGTCGTACCCGGATGCCTACGAGGGCGTCTGCCCCGCCAGCCCCGTCGCCTATCACGCTCTCAAGGGGGGCATCATCCAGATGACCCGCCACCTCGCCGCCTACTGGGCCGCCGACGGTGTCCGCGTCAACTGCCTCAGCCCGGGTCCCTTCCCTAGCGAAAAAGCCCCGGCCGGCATGGTCGCCCGCCTCGAACAGAAGCTCCCGATGAAGCGCATGGGCCAGGCCCACGAGTTGAAGGGGGCCATTGTGTTCCTCGCGAGCCGAGCCAGCAGCTTCATGACCGGCCAGAATCTGATCATCGACGGCGGATGGACGGCATGGTAA